The sequence CCGATATAGTAGCGACGTGCCTCATCGTCCCAATCTTCCTCCACATCAAGTGCGCCGAATTTTCCAAATGCATCTGCTGAAAACAACACTTTTTCATAAGAATCATAAGTCAGCATCACTTCCGGCCAATGCACCATCGGGGCAAACAGAAATTGCAGTTCATGCTTTCCAAGTGTCAATGTATCTCCATTTTTTACTTCCAGCTTTTTCTCATCTAAATCCATATCACGGAAGAAATTCGCAATCATCGTAAATGTCTTTGCATTTCCTACGATTGTTGTATCCGGATAAATTTTCATAAAGTTATAAATATTCGCAGAATGATCCGGCTCCATATGTTGAATGATCAGGTAATCCGGCTTTGTTCCTCCAAGTGCGGCTCCAACATTGTCCAGCCACTCATGTGCAAATTTTACATCTACAGTATCTACAACTGCGACCTTTTCATCTCTGATTACGTAAGAATTATAAGCCATTCCATTCGGTACCGCATATTGCCCTTCAAACAAATCGGTCTGATGGTCATTGACTCCTACATAAATAATGTCGTTCGTAACCTTCATTTCGCATTTCCTCCTATTATTTTTTGCTCGCTTTCGTTACACGATTCATTATATATTTTATGACATGGTTTTTCAACTCCTGCATCCGTTCGTTACTGATAAGATTTTCACACGGGATCCTGTCCACAATCTTTTCCACATAAGAGTGTTCCTGAATAATCTGCAGCGTTTCCGTAAAATAAATATCGAAAAAATATGCTATATAAGATACCCAGTAATCCAGATTTGTCTTTCTATCCTCAGACAATACGGAGCGTTCATTGAGACATGCCTCCCAGACTCTCTGGCTGATTTCCTGCGCTCCTGCTTCTTTCGCACTCGCTCCTCCAAGCAGAACCTCCACCCGCTCCTCTAATTTCACACGGCAGTTATCCAGCTTATCCGCATCCCGAATCAGTTCGGCATGCAATAAAGTTCTTGAATCCGAAATCTTTGGAAGCTGAAATGCACTGTGATAACGGATTGCCGTCTCGATTGTCTCATCCCACGTTGTCTCCGGAAGAAATTCTCTGATCCGCCCCTCCCGAAACAAAATATCTGCACCATACTGTGCATGGTCAAAAATGCCCGGTTCAAATGAATCATATAATTTAAGTTGCTCAAATCTTCCTATATCATGCAGCAGGGCAATGATTTTCGCAAGAAAAATATCTTCTTCTCCCAATCCCATCCTCCTTGCGATCTCCTCACTGCAGTCTACAACACCATATGTATGTACAATTTTTAAATAAACTTTTTCATCCTTTCTGTCATACCCGTTAAGGTACAATTCAAAAGCCTGTTTTGCCTGCTCAAAATCCATGCTAAACGCCTCCCTTTGTCTTTATTTATATCATTTCTGTACCGAACTTGCAATTGAGAAATTTTGTGTCTCTCCTCCTAGCTATTCTGCCCGGACTCTGATACAATATAGCCACAAAATAAATTCAAGAAAAAGGAGATCTTATGAAAAAATTTTTATCAATTCTATTAGCCTTCCTTTTAACATTCTCACTGGCAGGCTGTACAAAAAAACAATCTTCAAAAGAAGACACCTCACCAAAAGATGCCTTGGAGATTCTCACAACTGTCTGGTCCTCATACTCGGACGACAACAAATTTCAGGCTATGGGCGGTGACTACAACAATATGACCGACAATAAGCCCGGGAAATTCGATGTCAGCGACACGGAAAGTTTACGCTCTCTGCTGATTGTGCCTGAGGATTCAGCAGGTCTGATCGACGATGCAGCAAGCCTGATTCATGCAATGAATGCGAATACATTTACGGGATCTGCATTTCATCTGTCTGACCCCAAAACGCTCAATACCTTTGCCGATTCTTTAAAAGAATCTATACTTGGCAACCAGTGGATGTGTGGATTCCCGGAAGTATTGCTTCTCGCTCAAATTGGCGATGATTATGTTGTCTCTGCTTTTGGAAATACAGACTTGATCAACTATTTCAAAACACAGTTGACAGACCAATATCCATCTGCAGTCATCTTGACGGAAGAGAACCTATAGTATGTTATTTTCAAGCATTCCTTTTTTATACTACTTTTTACCGCTTGTTTTAGTCTGCTACTTTTGCGTGCCTTTTCGATGGAAGAATTTCATTCTGCTTTTCTTCAGTCTCATATTTTATTCCTGGGGAGAACCACGATATATTTTTTTGATGGTTCTCTCCATCTTACTGGGTTATATCGAAGGTATCCTCATCGAGAGAAAGAAGCATTCCCGACTGATTCTGGCAGGCGCCTGCTGCATTCATCTTGGACTTTTAATGTATTTTAAATACATTGATTTTTTGATTGGAAACCTGAATGCAATTGGATTGTCTATACCGCTTTTCCACATTGCTCTGCCAATCGGTATCAGCTTCTACACCTTTCAAATTTTGAGTTATCTCATCGATGTGTATCGAAAAGACTGTACGGCGCAGACAAATCTGATTTCTTTTGGAGCATATGTGTCGATGTTCCCGCAGTTGATCGCAGGACCGATCGTGCGGTACAAAGACATTGCAGCACAGCTTGAAGTGCGGAAACATTCTGTTGAGAAAGCAGCACTTGGCATCCGAAAATTCATATTGGGATTATCCAAAAAAGTACTTCTTGCGAACTCTCTCGGCGCGCTTTGCAGTACCTTCCAAACCTCCACAGACCGTTCTGTTCTCTATTATTGGCTGTATGCATTTTCCTTTGCGCTGCAGATTTATTTTGATTTTTCCGGTTATAGTGATATGGCTGTCGGTCTCGGCAATATTTTCGGGTTCCATTTTCCGGATAATTTTCATTACCCGTATTTGTCAAGAAGTGTCACGGAATTCTGGAGACGTTGGCACATTACACTGGGGTCATGGTTCCGTGACTATGTCTATATCCCGATGGGCGGCAACCGCGTGAAAAAAAGCCGCTGGTTTTTTAACATCGCAGTCGTGTGGTTTCTGACCGGACTGTGGCACGGTGCATCTTGGAATTTTGTCCTGTGGGGAATGTTCTTTGCGGTTCTGCTTGTATTAGAAAAGCAAGGATTTTCTGCATTTTTGCAAAAACATTCTTTATTTTCCCATATGTATGTCCTGCTCGCAGTGACCGTAAGCTTTGTCATTTTCAATGCAGTCTCCACCAAAGATGCTCTCGAAACGCTCAAGGTCATGTTTAGCGGCGGCTCTTTGCCACTTGTTTCAAAAGAATTCTTATACTATCTCAAAAGCTATGGTGTTATCCTCACCGTTTCTGTGGTCGGCGCCACCCCCTTTGCTGCGCAGCTGATTGAAAGATTCCGTACAAAGAAAACGGCGAAACAGCTCCTCAATATTTTAGAGCCGGCTGTCCTGATTGTTTTAATGCTTACTGTGACTGCTTATCTTATTCAGGATTCTTATAACCCGTTTTTATATTTTCGCTTTTAGAAGGAGGTATTTTCAATGTCAGATCAATGGAAAAACAGAATCGTAATTGTTACCACAGGTATTCTCTTATTTTCTTTTTCCATCGCCTGTCTTCTGAAGCCGTCCGATGAGGTTTCCCTCAGCGAAAGGCGCCCGCTCACACAGTTTCCTTCGCCGGATACAGGAAGCTTGCTCTCCGGAAGCTTTATGGAAAAATTTGATAAATATGCGGTCGATCAGTTTCCGATGCGAGAAGCATTCCGCCACCTGTATTCAACTGTTTCTCTCGATTTACTTGGAAAATCAGATATAGAAGGACTGTACTTAAAAGATGATATGGCAATCGCAATGGAATATCCGATGCACGAGGACTCTTTGAAGCACGCCTCGAAAGTGTTTCAAAGAATTTATGAGACCTGTCTAAAAGGGAATGCGGAAAATATCTATCTTTCCATCATTCCGGATAAGAACTATTTTTTACAGGACGATGACTCTGCACTGACAATGGACTATGATGATTTCTTCCAGACGATGCAAGATGCAAATCCGCAGATGCATTATATCGATATTGCACCGCTTTTGGAGTTAACCGACTATTATCAGACCGATCCCCACTGGCGGCAGGAAAAAATCATCGATGTTGCAAATCATCTCGCAGACTCCATGGGTACTTTTGTCTCAGATGATTTCCAAGAGCAGGTATTTACAAACGATTTTCGTGGCGCTTATGCAGGGCAGGCGGCTCAGAATCTTTCCGGCGAACCACTTTGGTTCCTGACAAGTCCTGCAATAGAACAGTGCACTGTATTCGACCACCAAAACGACCGTCAAATTTCCATGTATGATTTTGTAAAAGGCGACGGAAAAGACCCTTACGAGCTCTTTTTGTCCGGCTCTTTGTCCTATATCACAATTGAAAATCCTGCCGTACAGACAGACCTTGAACTTGTTATTTTCCGCGATTCCTTCGGCAGTGCCATTGCACCTCTGCTTGCCACCGGATACCAAAAGATTACACTGCTGGATGTACGCTATCTTTCAAGCTATTCGCTGCCATCACTGATTGATTTTAAAAATCAGGATGTCCTGTTTCTCTACAGTACATCGGTCTTAAATCACAGCGAGACACTGAAATGACGGAAATCCGTCATCAGTGTCTCTTTTTAGATATATAAATCTTTCTTGCAAAACAGGAAAATTCCTGCTGCAAACAGCGCAATTCCACCGATAAGTAAAATAGTAACTCCCATCAGCGCACTGCTCTTTCCAGCCACAAGATTTTCCGGCTGAAACAATGTAAAAAACGTAAAATATTTCGCTTTCTCTGCATCTTCCCCTGCATTTGCAAGCATCTGCAGAACATACATCAATGCAGGAATTCCTGCACCTAACCCAATACTGTATCTCGTATCCGAGAACAGACACGATGCCAAAAAGCAGATTCCTGCAATAAATAACAACAGGCAAAACAATCCAGAGTTCAGTTTCAAAAGTTCTGCGATCTCCAATTCATTCGGAAAGCTCCCCTGTGCCACCACGATTTCCAATACTGTCTCATAGCCAAGTAACTGAATCACTCCACTGATAAGTACGCTCGCCTGTGTACACGCAATCTTCTGCCGTTTTACCGGCGCCGCCACAAGAGAAACCACAGAACCTCGGTCAACATATTTGGCAATCAGACCATTTCCTCGCAGAATACAGAATACCATCGGGAATACAATCAAAATAAATCCATATAAATATGATATCATAAATCCAATCAGGCTCGTAGCTCCCGCATGTATTCCGACTGCCGCCATCAGTTCCGGCATCACCTTCACAAAATCATCCAATGTTTTCATCATCTCTGGATCATACATCCGAATAATCACAGTGACATAGAGCGTGATCACTGCCGCAAAAATGAGTAACACCTTGATACTGCCTTTCATTTCTCGTTTGTACAACAGAAGACTAATCATCGCTCTCACCTCCATAATAATGCATAAAGATTTGCTCCAAACTTGGTTTGGTGAAAACTGTCACGTTCTGTCCATCACGAATTCCGTCAAAATCATTGGCAAACTGTTTCGCCATCTCCACATTATCTAGTGTAATCGTATAAGAATGCACATGACATTTGCGAAGTTCATCCACCGAATCGACCGCCATCAGCTTCCCATTGCGTATAATCCCAATCTGCTGGCAAGTCTTCTCCACTTCCTCAAACATATGACTAGACAGCAAAATCGTCTTTCCACGTTTCTTCTCTTCTTCTATCAGCTCCACAAACCGACTTTGCATCAATGGATCCAGTCCGCTTGTCGGCTCATCCAAGATAAGAATCGTCGGATCGTGCATAAACGCTGCGACAATCCCGATTTTTTGCTTCATTCCCTTGCTCATCTTTTTGATCTTTCCCCGCGGGTTTACCTCAAATCGCTCCAAAAGCT comes from Coprococcus phoceensis and encodes:
- a CDS encoding HD domain-containing protein, whose product is MDFEQAKQAFELYLNGYDRKDEKVYLKIVHTYGVVDCSEEIARRMGLGEEDIFLAKIIALLHDIGRFEQLKLYDSFEPGIFDHAQYGADILFREGRIREFLPETTWDETIETAIRYHSAFQLPKISDSRTLLHAELIRDADKLDNCRVKLEERVEVLLGGASAKEAGAQEISQRVWEACLNERSVLSEDRKTNLDYWVSYIAYFFDIYFTETLQIIQEHSYVEKIVDRIPCENLISNERMQELKNHVIKYIMNRVTKASKK
- a CDS encoding MBOAT family O-acyltransferase: MLFSSIPFLYYFLPLVLVCYFCVPFRWKNFILLFFSLIFYSWGEPRYIFLMVLSILLGYIEGILIERKKHSRLILAGACCIHLGLLMYFKYIDFLIGNLNAIGLSIPLFHIALPIGISFYTFQILSYLIDVYRKDCTAQTNLISFGAYVSMFPQLIAGPIVRYKDIAAQLEVRKHSVEKAALGIRKFILGLSKKVLLANSLGALCSTFQTSTDRSVLYYWLYAFSFALQIYFDFSGYSDMAVGLGNIFGFHFPDNFHYPYLSRSVTEFWRRWHITLGSWFRDYVYIPMGGNRVKKSRWFFNIAVVWFLTGLWHGASWNFVLWGMFFAVLLVLEKQGFSAFLQKHSLFSHMYVLLAVTVSFVIFNAVSTKDALETLKVMFSGGSLPLVSKEFLYYLKSYGVILTVSVVGATPFAAQLIERFRTKKTAKQLLNILEPAVLIVLMLTVTAYLIQDSYNPFLYFRF
- a CDS encoding DHHW family protein; translation: MSDQWKNRIVIVTTGILLFSFSIACLLKPSDEVSLSERRPLTQFPSPDTGSLLSGSFMEKFDKYAVDQFPMREAFRHLYSTVSLDLLGKSDIEGLYLKDDMAIAMEYPMHEDSLKHASKVFQRIYETCLKGNAENIYLSIIPDKNYFLQDDDSALTMDYDDFFQTMQDANPQMHYIDIAPLLELTDYYQTDPHWRQEKIIDVANHLADSMGTFVSDDFQEQVFTNDFRGAYAGQAAQNLSGEPLWFLTSPAIEQCTVFDHQNDRQISMYDFVKGDGKDPYELFLSGSLSYITIENPAVQTDLELVIFRDSFGSAIAPLLATGYQKITLLDVRYLSSYSLPSLIDFKNQDVLFLYSTSVLNHSETLK
- a CDS encoding ABC transporter ATP-binding protein is translated as MSVIEIEHLSRDFGGGKGIFDVSFQVGEGEVFGFLGPNGAGKTTTIRHLMGFLKAKSGSCTINGLDCWKESDKIQKQLGYIAGEISFFEDMTGTEFLKFMQKYRKLGFENRQKELLERFEVNPRGKIKKMSKGMKQKIGIVAAFMHDPTILILDEPTSGLDPLMQSRFVELIEEEKKRGKTILLSSHMFEEVEKTCQQIGIIRNGKLMAVDSVDELRKCHVHSYTITLDNVEMAKQFANDFDGIRDGQNVTVFTKPSLEQIFMHYYGGESDD